A section of the Phaseolus vulgaris cultivar G19833 chromosome 8, P. vulgaris v2.0, whole genome shotgun sequence genome encodes:
- the LOC137824064 gene encoding UDP-glycosyltransferase 71K1-like, translating into MKNNAELIFIPSPGIGHLTSSLEFAQLLINRDNHLSVKILCIKIPLTPFSDSYIKTVLASQPQIKLIDLSLVELPPQELIAKSFEHYIYIFMESLKPHVKATLQNILSSYPRSESQPVVGLVLDLFCLPMVDVGNELGIPSYIFMTSNVAFTAFMFSLLNREIEDVFNDSEHDLLIPGFPDPVPLSVLPDAAFNKDGGYAAYYKLAQRFLDTKGIIVNSFSDLEKHVIDALSDGQSQAPPIYDVGPLIDLKGQPNPNLDQAQHDKILKWLDEQPPSSVMFLCFGSMGGFGPSQTREIALALQSSGVRFLWAMRSPPTADNVDRTVPEGFLEWMEGRGMICGWAPQVEVLAHKAIGGFVSHCGWNSILESLWFGVPILTWPIYAEQQLNAFWLVRQYGLAVELRLDYRSGSDFVTAKEIEEGLKQLMDKDNVVHKNVIEMKEKARKAVLTSGSSFISVGKLIDNILGRK; encoded by the coding sequence ATGAAGAACAACGCAGAGCTGATCTTCATTCCCTCACCAGGGATTGGCCACTTGACTTCATCCCTCGAATTTGCTCAGCTTCTGATCAACCGTGACAACCACCTTTCAGTCAAAATTCTCTGCATCAAGATCCCTCTTACTCCATTTTCAGACTCTTACATCAAAACAGTTTTAGCCTCACAACCTCAGATCAAGCTCATTGATCTCTCTCTTGTAGAACTTCCCCCACAGGAGCTAATTGCCAAATCTTTTGAACACTACATATATATCTTCATGGAGAGCCTGAAACCCCATGTCAAAGCCACCTTGCAAAACATCTTATCATCCTATCCTAGGTCTGAGTCACAACCAGTTGTTGGGTTGGTCCTAGATTTGTTTTGTTTACCCATGGTTGATGTGGGGAATGAACTTGGCATCCCCTCTTACATCTTCATGACTTCAAATGTTGCATTTACAGCTTTTATGTTTTCCCTTTTGAACCGTGAGATAGAGGATGTTTTCAATGACTCTGAACATGACTTGTTGATTCCCGGTTTCCCGGATCCAGTTCCTCTCAGTGTTTTGCCTGATGCTGCTTTTAACAAAGATGGTGGATATGCTGCATATTACAAGCTTGCTCAGAGATTCTTGGACACCAAAGGGATCATTGTTAATTCCTTTTCAGATCTAGAGAAGCATGTTATCGATGCATTATCTGATGGTCAAAGTCAAGCACCTCCAATCTATGATGTTGGTCCTTTGATTGATCTCAAGGGTCAGCCTAACCCAAATTTAGATCAAGCCCAGCATGACAAAATATTGAAGTGGCTAGATGAGCAGCCACCTTCCTCTGTGATGTTTCTTTGCTTTGGGAGCATGGGAGGGTTTGGTCCATCTCAAACAAGAGAAATAGCATTAGCACTTCAGAGTAGTGGAGTTAGGTTCTTGTGGGCTATGCGTTCTCCACCAACTGCAGATAATGTAGACAGAACCGTACCAGAAGGTTTCTTAGAATGGATGGAGGGTAGGGGAATGATATGTGGATGGGCACCCCAGGTTGAGGTTCTGGCCCACAAAGCCATTGGGGGGTTTGTGTCTCATTGTGGGTGGAACTCTATTTTGGAAAGCTTGTGGTTTGGTGTACCAATATTGACATGGCCTATCTATGCAGAACAACAGTTGAATGCATTTTGGTTGGTGAGGCAATATGGATTAGCAGTGGAGTTGAGACTGGACTATAGAAGCGGCAGTGATTTTGTAACGGCAAAGGAGATAGAGGAAGGGCTGAAACAATTGATGGACAAAGATAATGTGGTACACAAGAACGTGATAGAGATGAAAGAGAAGGCAAGGAAAGCTGTCCTTACCAGTGGTTCTTCTTTCATTTCTGTTGGAAAACTAATTGATAATATATTGGGAAGGAAATGA
- the LOC137824065 gene encoding zinc finger CCCH domain-containing protein 25 — translation MNPLTLVKRTQNINAREAALGIGEGASWHAKYRDSAYVFVGGIPFDLTEGDLLAVFAQYGEVVDVNLVRDKGTGKSKGFAFLAYEDQRSTNLAVDNLNGAQVLGRIIRVDHVDKYKKKEEEDEETERQKREARGVCRAFQRGNCTRGASCKFSHDEQRAANTGWGHEEDNPKWGHDKFDGPKKETRTGNNHSNHNSEIRDRDSRSRARGSDAGLDNQPKRSDREGRTNRWHDDDDDTFKGRENNSRREEKGSRRYGDDEFEHKSREERYRREEKKSRRDDYDGIPEPKDHHRREDKRSIKADDGEFEPKLRDSNIREDKGSRRKDEDDFVSNAREPHSNREDRRSRKHSEDESAPRSREDYDRKLDNRLYRNDSDRPESKVRHDFERREEKRSRR, via the exons ATGAACCCGTTAACATTGGTGAAGCGCACTCAGAACATCAACGCCAGAGAAGCTGCACTCGGAATTGGCGAAGGAGCTTCGTGGCACGCCAAGTACAGAGACTCGGCTTACGTGTTCGTCGGTGGCATCCCCTTCGATCTCACCGAGGGTGATCTCCTTGCCGTTTTTGCTCA ATATGGGGAGGTTGTTGATGTTAATCTCGTTAGAGACAAGGGCACTGGAAAATCAAAGGGTTTTGCGTTCCTTGCGTATGAGGATCAAAGAAGCACAAATCTTGCTGTGG ATAATTTAAATGGGGCTCAGGTTTTGGGGAGAATTATTAGGGTGGACCATGTTGACAAGTATAAGAAGAAGGAGGAAGAGGATGAGGAGACAGAGCGGCAGAAGAGGGAGGCTCGTGGCGTTTGTCGCGCGTTTCAAAGGGGTAACTGTACTCGTGGAGCTAGCTGCAAGTTTTCTCATGATGAGCAA AGAGCTGCAAATACAGGTTGGGGTCACGAGGAAGACAATCCAAAATGGGGTCACGACAAATTTGACGGTCCCAAAAAAGAGACAAGAACTGGCAACAATCACTCAAATCACAATTCAGAAATTAGAGACAGAGATTCACGTTCTAGAGCCCGTGGCAGTGATGCTGGATTAGACAACCAACCTAAGAGAAGTGATAGAGAAGGGAGGACAAATCGGTggcatgatgatgatgatgatacctttaagggaagagaaaataacagtagaagagaagagaagggatcaagaaggtatggagatgatgaatttgaacataaGTCAAGAGAAGAGCGATATaggagagaagaaaaaaaatcaagaaggGACGATTACGATGGTATTCCTGAGCCAAAAGATCATCATAGAAGGGAAGACAAGAGGTCAATAAAGGCAGATGATGGTGAGTTTGAACCCAAGTTGAGAGATTCGAACATAAGGGAAGATAAAGGATCCCGGAGGAAGGATGAGGATGATTTTGTAAGCAACGCAAGAGAACCTCATAGTAATAGGGAAGACAGGAGATCTAGAAAACACAGTGAAGATGAATCTGCACCAAGGTCTAGAGAAGATTATGATAGGAAGCTAGATAACAGGTTATATAGAAATGATAGTGATCGACCAGAGTCAAAAGTAAGACATGATTTTGAGAGGAGAGAAGAGAAAAGGTCAAGAAGGTAA